A region of Phocoena phocoena chromosome 17, mPhoPho1.1, whole genome shotgun sequence DNA encodes the following proteins:
- the RBM12B gene encoding RNA-binding protein 12B translates to MAVVIRLLGLPFIAGPVDIRHFFTGLTIPDGGVHIIGGEVGEAFIIFATDEDARRAISRSGGFIKDSSVELFLSSKAEMQKTIEMKRTDRMGRERPGSGAPGVGSLSNFVEAIKEEASNSGYGSPINQDAGFHTNGTGQGDLRPRKTRPLKAENPYLFLRGLPYLVNEDDVRVFFSGLCVDGVIFLKHHDGRNNGDAIVKFASCIDASGGLKCHRSFMGSRFIEVMQGSEQQWIEFGGNAVKEGDISMRTEEHSPPRGINDRHFWKRSHSKSPRRTRSRSPLGFYVHLKNLSLSINKRDLRNFFRDTDLTNEQIRFLYKDERRTRYAFVMFKTLKDYNTALGLHKTVLQYRPVHIDPVSRKQMLKFIDCYEKKRPASTEKERLGHVSQKYSQEGYSGQKLCIYIRNFPFDVTKVEVQKFFADFSLAEDDIYLLYDDKGVGLGEALVKFRSEEQAMKAERLNRRRFLGTEVLLRLISEVQMREFGVNFSSMSSEGMHDHSQSCDRDDHSHSFDSNDLPLYSVGPSENFRHQQEDLRQLDNFKHPQGDFRPPERRPPEDFRHSPEDFRHSPEDFRHLREEHFRRPPEEDFRRSWEEDFRHSPEEDFRHSREEDWRRPPEEDFRRPPKEDFRRPPEEDWRRAPQGDFRRPPEEDWRRPPEEDFRRLPPGEWRRPPEEDFRRPPEEDFRRLPEEDFRRPPEEDFRRPHEEDFRRSPEEDFRRSPEKDFRRPPAEHFRRPPLEHFRRPPPEHFRRPPQEHFRRPPPEHFRRPPQEHFRRPPQEHFRRPSQEHFRRPREEDFRHSLDEDFRGPPDEDFRHPPDEDFRNPQEEDFRSPSDEDFRRLPEEDLREAPEEDPRLTDSFRLPGEEFRSPPDDFRSHRPFVNFGRPEGGKFDFGKRNMGSFPEGRFMPDPKLNCNSGRVTPIKIMNLPFKANVNEILDFFHGYRIIPDSVSIQYNEQGLPTGEAIVAMINYNEAMAAIKDLNDRPVGPRKVKLILL, encoded by the coding sequence ATGGCTGTAGTCATCCGTTTACTGGGGCTTCCTTTTATTGCGGGGCCTGTGGATATTCGTCACTTCTTCACGGGATTGACTATTCCTGATGGAGGAGTGCATATAATTGGAGGGGAAGTTGGGGAGGCTTTTATTATCTTTGCAACAGATGAAGATGCAAGACGTGCCATAAGTCGTTCAGGAGGGTTTATCAAGGATTCATCTGTAGAGCTTTTTCTTAGTAGTAAGGCAGAAATGCAGAAGactatagaaatgaaaagaactgatcGCATGGGAAGAGAGAGACCAGGATCTGGGGCACCAGGGGTTGGCAGCTTATCTAATTTTGTTGAGGCTATTAAAGAAGAAGCAAGTAATTCTGGATATGGCTCTCCGATTAATCAAGATGCTGGGTTTCATACTAATGGTACAGGACAAGGTGATTTAAGGCCAAGAAAGACACGACCATTGAAGGCAGAGAATCCTTACTTGTTTCTACGAGGCTTGCCTTACTTAGTAAACGAAGATGATGTACGTGTCTTTTTCTCTGGTTTGTGTGTGGATGGAGTAATTTTCTTAAAGCATCATGATGGCCGAAATAATGGTGATGCCATAGTAAAATTTGCTTCATGTATCGATGCTTCAGGAGGTCTTAAATGTCATAGAAGTTTTATGGGTTCAAGATTTATTGAAGTAATGCAAGGCTCGGAACAACAGTGGATTGAGTTTGGAGGTAATGCAGTTAAGGAGGGTGACATTTCTATGAGGACTGAAGAACATTCTCCACCAAGAGGAATTAATGATAGACATTTTTGGAAACGATCTCATTCAAAATCTCCCAGAAGAACACGTTCTCGTTCTCCTCTTGGATTTTATGTTCACTTAAAAAATCTGTCCCTAAGTATTAACAAAAGAGATTTAAGAAATTTCTTTAGAGATACTGATCTGACTAATGAACAGATTAGGTTTTTATATAAGGATGAAAGAAGAACAAGATATGCCTTTGTGATGTTCAAGACTCTGAAAGACTATAACACTGCTCTGGGTTTACATAAGACTGTTTTACAGTATCGTCCAGTTCATATTGATCCAGTTTCTAGAAAACAGATGCTGAAGTTCATTGACTGTTATGAAAAGAAAAGACCAGCGTcaacagagaaagagaggctTGGACACGTTTCACAAAAATACTCTCAAGAAGGCTATTCTGGCCAGAAACTGTGCATATATATAAGAAATTTTCCATTTGATGTTACAAAAGTTGAAGTGCAGAAGTTCTTTGCAGACTTTTCTCTTGCTGAGGATGACATTTACTTGCTTTATGATGACAAAGGAGTTGGTCTAGGAGAAGCATTGGTGAAATTCAGATCAGAAGAACAGGCCATGAAAGCTGAACGTTTAAACCGACGAAGATTCTTGGGGACAGAGGTATTGTTAAGGCTCATATCTGAGGTACAAATGCGGGAGTTTGGTGTAAATTTTTCTTCAATGTCCAGTGAGGGAATGCATGACCATTCACAGTCATGTGACAGAGATGATCATTCCCATTCATTTGACTCAAATGATCTACCATTATACTCGGTTGGCCCTTCTGAAAACTTTaggcatcagcaggaggacttgAGGCAACTGGACAATTTCAAGCATCCCCAGGGGGATTTCCGACCTCCTGAAAGGCGCCCTCCAGAAGACTTTAGGCATTCCCCAGAGGATTTCAGGCACTCCCCTGAAGACTTCAGGCACCTTCGGGAGGAACACTTCAGGCGGCCTCCTGAGGAGGACTTCAGGCGCTCTTGGGAAGAGGACTTCAGACACTCTCCGGAGGAGGATTTCAGGCACTCTCGGGAGGAGGACTGGAGGCGGCCACCTGAGGAGGATTTCAGGCGGCCTCCCAAGGAAGACTTCAGGAGACCCCCTGAGGAGGACTGGAGGCGGGCCCCCCAGGGAGACTTCAGGAGGCCACCTGAGGAGGATTGGAGACGGCCTCCTGAGGAGGACTTCAGACGGCTTCCCCCAGGGGAATGGAGGCGGCCACCTGAGGAAGACTTCAGGCGGCCCCCTGAGGAGGATTTCAGGCGACTTCCAGAGGAAGACTTCCGGCGACCTCCCGAGGAGGACTTCAGGCGGCCCCACGAGGAGGACTTCAGGCGGTCTCCTGAGGAGGATTTCCGGCGTTCTCCTGAGAAGGACTTCAGGCGGCCACCTGCGGAACACTTCCGGCGGCCACCCCTGGAGCATTTCCGGAGGCCGCCCCCGGAGCACTTCCGTCGGCCACCTCAGGAGCATTTCCGGCGGCCGCCCCCAGAGCATTTCAGACGGCCACCCCAGGAGCATTTCAGACGGCCGCCGCAGGAACATTTCAGGCGGCCATCCCAGGAGCATTTCAGGCGCCCCCGAGAGGAAGATTTTAGGCACTCACTGGATGAAGATTTCAGGGGTCCTCCAGATGAAGACTTTAGGCACCCTCCTGATGAGGACTTCAGGAATCCCCAGGAGGAAGATTTTAGAAGCCCTTCCGATGAGGACTTCAGGCGGCTCCCGGAGGAAGACCTCAGGGAAGCTCCAGAGGAGGACCCTAGACTTACTGACAgttttaggcttcctggtgaggaGTTTAGGAGCCCCCCTGATGATTTTAGAAGTCATCGCCCTTTTGTGAATTTTGGTCGCCCAGAAGGTGGCAAGTTTGATTTTGGAAAGCGTAATATGGGAAGTTTTCCTGAGGGGAGATTTATGCCTGATCCAAAATTAAATTGTAATTCAGGTAGAGTAACACCCATTAAGATAATGAATCTTCCATTTAAAGCTAATGTTAATGAAATTCTAGACTTTTTCCATGGTTACAGAATTATACCTGATTCAGTTTCAATACAGTATAACGAGCAAGGATTACCTACAGGGGAAGCCATTGTTGCCATGATAAACTACAATGAAGCTATGGCTGCTATTAAAGATCTGAATGATAGGCCAGTTGGCCCCCGCAAAGTTAAGTTAATTTTGCTCTAG